The proteins below come from a single Streptomyces sp. SCSIO 75703 genomic window:
- the asnB gene encoding asparagine synthase (glutamine-hydrolyzing): MSGIAGWVDFERDLTPEAPTVRAMAEALAHRGPDGAGEWVEGHAALAHRRLALLDPGHAVQPALVDSESGSPVAVLTLDGSITNHLELRSALAAKGHRFATYGDAEVALHAYLEWGPSFPERLEGLFALAVWDVRRQELLLVRDRLGVKPLCYFLTPAGVVFGSEPKALLAHPSVRPVVDADGLRELFAHSRKPGTGVFRGVREVLPGHAMTVRAPGTGHRRYWSLPARPHTDGLETTVATVRRLLSDAVAAHLRADVPVGAMLSGGIDSSALTALASRERRAAGGGLKSFSVNFTGYAQNFEPHPTMRATPDAPYAALAAEHIGTEHTEILLRTSALADPRTHAAALRSQDAPSPLGDMDVSLLLFFEALRGSGITAVLSGETADEVFNGFFWAYDPAHSNSTTFPWVSFERGHDAAAGGLGCSLVDRTLRGELDFMEYADQHYRDALTEVPRVSGESAAERRAREVTYLALTRWAPTHLDRADRMSMAHGVQLRPPFCDRALVEYVYNVPAAMKRVNGQEKSLLRAAVADLLPEPVLKRPKSAYPTVQEAAYGEFVRQRFGDVAGDPSAPVAPLLDTEATRVTLGAAAAPSGAFAWVERASMEMVLRLNTWLEEYRVELSL, encoded by the coding sequence ATGAGCGGAATCGCCGGCTGGGTGGACTTCGAGCGGGACCTGACACCGGAGGCGCCTACCGTACGGGCGATGGCGGAGGCACTCGCGCACCGTGGCCCCGACGGGGCCGGTGAGTGGGTCGAGGGGCATGCCGCGCTGGCCCACCGGCGGCTCGCCCTGCTGGACCCCGGACACGCGGTCCAGCCGGCCCTCGTGGATTCGGAGTCCGGAAGCCCGGTGGCCGTGCTGACCCTGGACGGGAGCATCACCAACCACCTGGAGCTGCGCAGTGCGCTGGCCGCCAAGGGACACCGATTCGCGACGTACGGCGATGCCGAGGTGGCGCTGCACGCCTACCTGGAGTGGGGCCCCTCGTTCCCCGAACGGCTGGAGGGGCTGTTCGCCCTGGCCGTGTGGGACGTACGACGGCAGGAACTCCTGCTGGTCCGGGACCGGTTGGGGGTAAAACCGCTGTGCTACTTCCTGACCCCGGCCGGGGTGGTCTTCGGCTCGGAGCCCAAGGCCCTCCTGGCGCACCCCTCGGTGCGACCGGTGGTCGACGCCGACGGGCTGCGGGAGCTGTTCGCGCACAGCCGCAAGCCGGGCACCGGGGTGTTCCGGGGCGTGCGCGAGGTACTTCCCGGCCACGCGATGACCGTGCGGGCTCCTGGCACCGGACACCGGCGTTACTGGTCGCTGCCCGCGCGTCCGCACACCGACGGCCTGGAGACCACGGTCGCCACCGTACGCAGGCTGCTGTCGGACGCGGTGGCAGCGCATCTGCGCGCGGATGTGCCGGTCGGCGCGATGCTCTCGGGCGGGATCGACTCCAGCGCGCTGACCGCGCTCGCCTCCCGGGAGCGGCGCGCGGCGGGGGGCGGGCTGAAGTCGTTCTCGGTGAACTTCACCGGATACGCACAGAACTTCGAGCCGCACCCGACCATGCGCGCCACCCCCGACGCCCCTTACGCGGCCCTCGCCGCGGAGCACATCGGCACCGAGCACACGGAGATCCTGCTGCGGACGTCGGCGCTCGCCGACCCGCGGACCCACGCCGCCGCCCTGCGCAGTCAGGACGCACCCTCGCCGCTCGGTGACATGGATGTCTCGCTGCTGCTGTTCTTCGAGGCACTGCGCGGATCGGGGATCACGGCCGTGCTCTCCGGGGAGACCGCCGACGAGGTGTTCAACGGCTTCTTCTGGGCGTACGACCCGGCGCACAGCAATTCCACCACCTTCCCCTGGGTCTCCTTCGAACGGGGCCACGACGCCGCCGCCGGCGGGTTGGGCTGCTCGCTGGTCGACCGCACCCTTCGCGGGGAGTTGGATTTCATGGAGTACGCCGACCAGCACTACCGCGACGCCCTCACCGAGGTTCCGCGGGTCTCCGGGGAGAGTGCCGCCGAGCGCAGGGCACGCGAGGTCACCTATCTGGCACTGACCAGGTGGGCCCCGACCCACCTGGACCGTGCCGACCGGATGAGCATGGCGCACGGGGTGCAACTGCGTCCGCCGTTCTGCGACCGGGCGCTGGTGGAGTACGTCTACAACGTGCCGGCCGCGATGAAGCGCGTGAACGGCCAGGAGAAGAGCCTGCTGCGCGCCGCTGTCGCCGATCTGCTGCCGGAGCCGGTGCTCAAGCGGCCGAAGAGTGCCTATCCGACGGTGCAGGAGGCGGCGTACGGCGAGTTCGTGCGGCAGCGCTTCGGGGACGTGGCCGGGGACCCGTCGGCACCGGTCGCCCCGCTGCTGGACACCGAGGCGACCCGGGTGACGCTGGGTGCGGCGGCGGCTCCCAGCGGTGCCTTCGCGTGGGTGGAGCGGGCGAGCATGGAGATGGTGCTGCGGTTGAACACCTGGCTGGAGGAGTACCGGGTCGAGCTGAGTCTGTGA
- a CDS encoding DUF1772 domain-containing protein — translation MRGAADRFVLFRARGAAQDSKEAEAVVEALSVLVLTGTGLVAGVLFAVAVSVMPALTAMTPERYVSTHILLGRRYDRIMPFVVTGSTAVDAGLAVRVSGGPRLLFVAAALCMAGVAVVSQTRNVPINRTVKRTRPEDLGPGWRDPRPAWRDWHLVRTCLAIAGCVLTAAAVVWS, via the coding sequence GTGCGAGGAGCGGCTGACAGGTTCGTCCTGTTCCGGGCCCGAGGCGCGGCGCAGGACTCGAAGGAGGCGGAAGCGGTGGTGGAAGCATTGAGTGTGCTGGTGCTGACGGGCACCGGCCTGGTGGCGGGCGTGCTCTTCGCGGTCGCGGTGAGCGTGATGCCCGCGCTGACCGCGATGACACCGGAGCGGTACGTGTCCACGCACATCCTGCTCGGCAGGCGCTACGACCGGATCATGCCGTTCGTCGTCACCGGTTCCACCGCCGTGGACGCGGGGCTCGCGGTACGGGTGTCGGGCGGTCCCCGGCTTCTGTTCGTGGCCGCCGCCCTCTGCATGGCGGGGGTGGCCGTCGTGTCGCAGACCCGGAACGTACCGATCAACCGGACGGTCAAGCGGACCCGGCCCGAGGACCTGGGACCCGGCTGGCGCGACCCGCGGCCGGCCTGGCGCGACTGGCACCTGGTGCGCACCTGCCTCGCGATCGCGGGCTGTGTACTGACGGCAGCCGCGGTGGTGTGGTCATGA
- a CDS encoding FAD-dependent monooxygenase, with the protein MADETTEVLIVGGSMVGLAQALFLARQGIRALLVERHAEISAHPRAQAASPRTMELLRALGLEDAVRARENPHAQYGDILQAESLAGPELGRFAGPFRHDPDEVGTTGWTLIGQDRLEPVLRERAEQLGADIRFATELTGFTQDADGVTAVLRGPGNGCERTVRARYLVAADGSRAAIRTSLGIGHHGPGVFGRQMNIVFHAHLDPYVAGRAFFLCFVSNPAVKGVLGKLGGADSDRWVLAPSLPPGADHRSYGTEDCVDLVRAAAGVPGLRVTVESATSWEIAAWVADRFRSGRVLLAGDCAHVMPPTGGFGGNLGIQDAHNLAWKLARVLRGQAGPGLLDTYEQERAPVAEFTVDQGVIRYLQRSGLDEAAAARHRPETTVLFGHVYRSGALVNEDDDDTSVVEDPTAPSGRPGTRAPHLPLVRQGKETALHDLLDGGFWLLAGPDGAGWQEPAAALGLPFHRVGAREPAGVVERFLTRYGVQDTGAVLLRPDGFIAWRGTGLPQNPAESLTAALDTVLHRTAPARDRP; encoded by the coding sequence ATGGCGGACGAGACGACCGAAGTACTCATCGTGGGCGGCAGCATGGTGGGCCTTGCCCAGGCCCTGTTCCTCGCGCGCCAGGGCATCCGTGCACTGCTGGTGGAGCGGCACGCGGAGATCTCGGCGCACCCCCGGGCGCAGGCGGCGAGCCCGCGGACCATGGAGTTGCTGCGCGCGCTCGGCCTGGAGGACGCGGTGCGGGCCCGGGAGAACCCGCACGCCCAGTACGGCGACATCCTGCAGGCCGAATCGCTCGCCGGGCCCGAACTGGGGCGCTTCGCCGGCCCGTTCCGGCACGACCCGGACGAGGTGGGTACGACGGGCTGGACCCTGATCGGGCAGGACCGTCTCGAACCCGTGCTGCGGGAGCGGGCGGAGCAACTCGGCGCGGACATCCGCTTCGCCACCGAGCTGACGGGGTTCACCCAGGACGCGGACGGAGTCACGGCCGTCCTGCGCGGCCCGGGCAACGGCTGCGAGCGGACCGTGCGGGCACGGTACCTGGTCGCGGCCGACGGCTCACGGGCGGCTATCCGTACCTCGCTCGGCATCGGTCACCACGGACCGGGCGTGTTCGGCAGGCAGATGAACATCGTCTTCCATGCCCACCTCGACCCCTACGTCGCGGGGCGCGCCTTCTTCCTCTGCTTCGTCAGCAACCCGGCCGTCAAGGGCGTACTCGGCAAACTCGGTGGCGCGGACTCCGACCGCTGGGTGCTCGCACCGAGCCTGCCGCCCGGGGCCGACCACCGCTCCTACGGCACCGAGGACTGCGTGGACCTGGTGCGGGCCGCCGCGGGGGTGCCCGGTCTCCGGGTAACGGTGGAGTCCGCGACGAGCTGGGAGATCGCCGCGTGGGTCGCGGACCGGTTCCGCTCCGGCCGGGTGCTGCTCGCCGGTGACTGTGCGCATGTGATGCCGCCCACGGGAGGGTTCGGCGGCAACCTGGGGATCCAGGACGCGCACAACCTGGCATGGAAGCTCGCGCGGGTGCTGCGTGGGCAGGCGGGTCCCGGGCTGCTGGACACCTACGAACAGGAGCGGGCGCCGGTCGCGGAGTTCACCGTCGACCAAGGCGTCATCCGCTACCTCCAGCGCAGTGGCCTCGACGAGGCGGCAGCGGCCCGGCACCGTCCCGAGACCACGGTGCTGTTCGGCCACGTGTACCGGTCCGGCGCCCTCGTCAACGAGGACGACGACGACACCTCGGTGGTCGAGGACCCGACCGCCCCCAGTGGCCGCCCCGGCACCCGGGCCCCCCATCTCCCCCTGGTCCGCCAGGGCAAGGAGACTGCCCTGCACGACCTCCTCGACGGTGGTTTCTGGCTCCTCGCCGGCCCGGACGGCGCCGGCTGGCAAGAGCCGGCGGCCGCCCTCGGCCTGCCCTTCCACCGCGTCGGCGCACGGGAGCCGGCCGGGGTCGTCGAGCGCTTCCTCACCCGCTACGGCGTCCAGGACACCGGCGCGGTCCTGCTCCGCCCGGACGGCTTCATCGCCTGGCGCGGCACCGGCCTGCCGCAGAACCCCGCCGAGTCCCTGACGGCCGCTCTCGACACGGTCCTGCACCGCACGGCCCCCGCGCGGGACCGGCCGTAG
- a CDS encoding FAD-dependent oxidoreductase encodes MKTHRTPVLIVGGGLTGLSAALFLAHHGVSATLVERHADTSTHPKARAINPRTMELYRAVGMEERVRAGRSPISGNSDLVHVESLAGRERLRMPSASPEDIGRISPTQWTLIDQNQLEPILRERAAEAGADVRFATRVDTLREDAEGVLVGTTDLATGASSRIRADYVIAADGSRSPLRAMLGIGAHGRGTLTDLVSFFFEADLTEALRGRRIIAAYVNNPEVRGTIIPIDNDRRWVINVSFFPERGQRAEDFTEERCGALVRAAVGVPDLPLKIESVDMPAWDISARVADTFATGRVFVAGDAAHVMPPTGAFGASTGIQDVYNLAWKLALVLSGTAGPGLLESYDTERRPVAEETVRQAMLRFAVREGKRYQEVAGDLLDETTMTFGYCYRSGAFAEEEGAPDSIVEDPAHPGARPGARAPHVRIDAPEGPMSVIDLYGDGFTLLVDEAAGRWTGAVEQEAARLGVGLKAVRIGPGTGFRDRDGTFRSRYGLPAGGAVLVRPDGFVGWRTTAGRSGQSGRRAIAALRAILDRA; translated from the coding sequence GTGAAGACGCACCGGACCCCAGTGCTCATCGTCGGCGGCGGGCTGACCGGACTGTCCGCGGCCCTCTTCCTCGCGCATCACGGCGTCTCCGCCACCCTGGTGGAGCGTCACGCCGACACCTCCACTCACCCCAAGGCCCGAGCCATCAACCCGCGGACGATGGAGCTGTACCGTGCGGTCGGCATGGAGGAGCGGGTACGTGCCGGGCGTTCCCCCATCTCGGGCAACAGCGACCTGGTGCACGTCGAGAGCCTCGCCGGCCGGGAACGTCTGCGGATGCCCAGCGCCTCCCCGGAGGACATCGGCCGGATCAGCCCCACCCAGTGGACGCTGATCGACCAGAACCAACTGGAGCCGATCCTGCGGGAACGGGCTGCCGAGGCTGGTGCGGACGTCCGCTTCGCCACCCGGGTCGACACGCTGCGCGAGGATGCGGAAGGGGTGCTGGTCGGCACCACCGACCTGGCCACCGGGGCGAGTTCGCGGATTCGGGCCGACTACGTCATCGCGGCGGACGGCAGTCGCAGCCCACTGCGAGCGATGCTGGGCATCGGGGCGCACGGCCGGGGCACCCTCACCGACCTCGTCAGCTTCTTCTTCGAAGCCGACCTGACCGAGGCGCTGCGCGGCCGTCGGATCATCGCGGCCTACGTCAACAACCCCGAGGTACGCGGCACGATCATCCCCATCGACAACGACCGCCGCTGGGTCATCAACGTCTCCTTCTTCCCCGAGAGGGGCCAGCGCGCGGAGGACTTCACCGAGGAGCGCTGCGGCGCACTGGTGCGGGCCGCGGTCGGGGTGCCCGATCTGCCGCTGAAGATCGAGTCGGTGGACATGCCCGCCTGGGACATCTCCGCACGTGTGGCGGACACCTTCGCGACCGGCCGGGTGTTCGTCGCCGGTGACGCCGCCCACGTGATGCCGCCCACCGGGGCGTTCGGCGCCAGCACCGGCATCCAGGACGTGTACAACCTGGCCTGGAAGCTGGCCCTGGTGCTGTCCGGCACGGCCGGCCCCGGGCTGCTGGAGAGCTACGACACCGAACGGCGGCCGGTGGCCGAGGAGACCGTCCGGCAGGCGATGCTGCGGTTCGCGGTGCGGGAGGGCAAGCGGTATCAGGAGGTCGCCGGCGATCTGCTGGACGAGACGACCATGACGTTCGGGTACTGCTACCGCTCCGGGGCCTTCGCCGAGGAGGAGGGGGCACCCGACTCGATCGTGGAGGACCCCGCGCATCCCGGCGCACGGCCCGGCGCACGGGCCCCGCACGTCCGGATCGACGCTCCCGAGGGGCCGATGTCCGTCATCGACCTGTACGGCGACGGGTTCACGCTGCTGGTGGACGAGGCGGCGGGGCGGTGGACCGGGGCGGTGGAGCAGGAGGCCGCGCGCCTCGGTGTCGGCCTGAAGGCCGTCCGCATCGGACCCGGCACCGGCTTCCGTGACCGGGACGGGACCTTCCGCAGCCGGTACGGCCTGCCGGCCGGCGGGGCGGTTCTGGTTCGGCCCGACGGGTTCGTCGGCTGGCGTACGACCGCAGGGCGCAGCGGACAGTCCGGCCGCAGGGCGATCGCGGCCCTGCGGGCGATCCTGGACCGGGCGTAG
- a CDS encoding methyltransferase, with product MTTTEDPQTAPAVDPGPLIRLTIADCAAKVLHSAVTLGVFGVLAGDPADAAEVARRTGIHHRMAPDFLDALVGLGLLERTGGRYRNSPLARAYLVPDSSTYLGGFVELTNETLYGTWGRLTEALRSGEPQHLDADKGGFVGDRHEDPARMKRFLAGLDAYSDRMGAELARCLDWTRRSSFVDLGGARGNLAAVLVRAYPHLRATCFDLERTRPLFTEHIGGLGLAERVAFAGGDFFTDPIPRTDVVVLGHILHGFDTARRRELIGRVFEAVRPGGTVLVYDRMIDDDRSDPERLLSSLHMRLVSPDGSEYRAADCRAWLRGAGFTDDDAQPLLGTHTLVTAHKEAA from the coding sequence GTGACAACGACCGAAGACCCGCAGACGGCCCCGGCGGTCGACCCCGGACCACTGATCCGGCTGACCATCGCCGACTGTGCCGCGAAGGTGCTGCACAGCGCCGTGACCCTCGGAGTGTTCGGCGTGCTCGCGGGAGACCCCGCCGACGCCGCCGAGGTGGCCCGGCGCACCGGCATCCACCACCGGATGGCCCCGGACTTCCTGGACGCACTGGTCGGGCTCGGTCTGCTGGAGCGCACGGGGGGCCGCTACCGGAACTCCCCGCTGGCACGGGCCTACCTGGTCCCGGATTCCTCCACGTACCTCGGCGGCTTCGTCGAGCTGACCAACGAGACGCTGTACGGCACCTGGGGCCGGCTCACCGAGGCGCTGCGCTCGGGCGAACCCCAACACCTCGACGCGGACAAAGGCGGCTTCGTCGGGGACCGGCACGAGGACCCCGCCAGGATGAAGCGGTTCCTGGCCGGCCTCGACGCGTACAGCGACCGGATGGGTGCCGAACTCGCCCGGTGCCTCGACTGGACCCGGCGCTCCTCGTTCGTCGACCTCGGCGGCGCGCGCGGCAACCTCGCGGCCGTCCTGGTGCGGGCCTATCCGCATCTGCGGGCGACCTGCTTCGACCTGGAGCGGACACGGCCGCTGTTCACCGAGCACATCGGCGGCCTCGGCCTGGCCGAACGGGTCGCCTTCGCCGGCGGGGACTTCTTCACCGATCCGATCCCGCGGACCGACGTCGTCGTCCTCGGCCACATCCTGCACGGCTTCGACACCGCCCGACGGCGCGAGCTGATCGGCCGGGTGTTCGAGGCGGTGCGGCCGGGCGGCACGGTCCTCGTCTACGACCGGATGATCGACGACGACCGCAGCGACCCGGAGCGGCTGCTCAGCAGCCTGCACATGCGGCTGGTCAGTCCCGACGGCTCCGAGTACCGGGCCGCCGACTGCCGGGCCTGGCTGCGCGGGGCCGGCTTCACCGACGACGACGCACAGCCCCTGCTCGGCACCCACACCCTGGTCACCGCCCACAAGGAGGCAGCGTGA
- a CDS encoding MDR family MFS transporter produces MPSRTTGTDSPLTAVGPPSRTRIQPVIAACLLAVFLAMLDSQIVATALPRIVGDLGGLDVFSWVTTAYIIAAGVTTPVYGKLGDLFGRKKIFLFAVVVFLVGSALSGAAQSMEQLILFRTVQGIGAGGLFVSVLAIIGELFNPREAARYFNLFGIVFALAALAGPAVGGVLTDLLGWHWVFLINLPVGIVILVLVSASLHLPRTDRPARIDYPGFVLLSAAIVALTLAASWGGVKYAWLDWRILGLAAGAVLLAVAFVAAERRAAEPVIPLHLFRDSTFSVSVLVSVAAGIVFLGSVNFLAIYIQVVTGASPTMSGVVLLPMMFGLVASSVVSGVAITKTGRYKWYPVLSMAIGVVGALLLATMDAGTSRAVVIGFMLVFGVAAGLNMQVLTMAAQNTAPRHDIGAVHATVSFARQLGTTVGISLFASIFYSRLTEEIAERTPADALRGIDTDALNSTETLDRLTEPVRNAVEQSYAAALTPVFLTAVPVLLLGLLAALTMKNLPLRGEEHQEHQEHRDHETEAVDN; encoded by the coding sequence GTGCCCTCCCGCACCACGGGGACCGACAGCCCGCTCACCGCCGTCGGCCCCCCGTCCCGGACCCGGATCCAACCCGTCATCGCCGCCTGCCTGCTGGCCGTCTTCCTGGCCATGCTGGACTCCCAGATCGTGGCCACCGCGCTGCCCCGCATCGTCGGGGACCTCGGCGGTCTCGACGTGTTCTCCTGGGTGACGACCGCGTACATCATCGCCGCCGGCGTCACCACGCCCGTCTACGGGAAACTGGGCGATCTCTTCGGCCGGAAGAAGATCTTCCTGTTCGCGGTCGTGGTCTTCCTCGTCGGCTCCGCGCTGAGCGGCGCCGCCCAGTCCATGGAGCAGCTCATCCTGTTCCGCACCGTGCAGGGCATCGGCGCCGGCGGCCTCTTCGTCTCGGTGCTCGCCATCATCGGAGAACTGTTCAACCCACGTGAGGCCGCCAGGTACTTCAACCTCTTCGGCATCGTCTTCGCGCTCGCCGCGCTGGCCGGCCCCGCCGTCGGCGGCGTGCTCACCGACCTGCTCGGCTGGCACTGGGTCTTCCTGATCAACCTGCCCGTGGGCATCGTGATCCTCGTCCTGGTCTCCGCCTCTCTGCACCTGCCGCGTACCGACCGCCCGGCGCGCATCGACTACCCGGGCTTCGTCCTGCTCAGCGCCGCGATCGTCGCGCTCACCCTGGCCGCGAGCTGGGGCGGAGTGAAGTACGCGTGGCTGGACTGGCGCATCCTCGGCCTCGCGGCAGGCGCGGTGCTGCTCGCCGTGGCCTTCGTCGCCGCCGAACGCCGGGCCGCCGAACCCGTCATCCCGCTGCACCTCTTCCGCGACTCCACCTTCAGCGTGAGCGTGCTGGTGAGCGTCGCGGCGGGCATCGTCTTCCTCGGCTCGGTCAACTTCCTGGCGATCTACATCCAGGTGGTGACCGGTGCCAGTCCCACCATGTCCGGTGTGGTGCTGCTGCCCATGATGTTCGGCCTGGTCGCCTCCTCGGTCGTCAGCGGCGTCGCGATCACCAAGACGGGGCGCTACAAGTGGTACCCCGTGCTCAGCATGGCCATCGGCGTCGTGGGCGCGCTGCTGCTGGCCACCATGGACGCCGGTACCTCCCGTGCCGTGGTCATCGGCTTCATGCTGGTCTTCGGCGTCGCCGCCGGCCTGAACATGCAGGTGCTCACCATGGCCGCGCAGAACACCGCGCCCCGCCACGACATCGGCGCGGTACACGCGACGGTGTCCTTCGCCCGGCAACTGGGCACCACCGTGGGCATCTCCCTGTTCGCCTCGATCTTCTACAGCAGGCTCACCGAGGAGATCGCCGAGCGGACGCCCGCCGACGCGCTGCGCGGCATCGACACCGACGCGCTGAACTCGACCGAGACCCTGGACCGGCTCACCGAGCCGGTGCGCAACGCGGTGGAGCAGTCGTACGCCGCCGCGCTCACGCCCGTGTTCCTCACCGCCGTACCGGTCCTCCTCCTCGGGCTGCTGGCCGCCCTGACGATGAAGAACCTCCCCCTGCGCGGCGAGGAGCACCAGGAGCACCAGGAGCACAGGGACCACGAGACGGAGGCCGTCGACAACTGA
- a CDS encoding zinc-binding dehydrogenase, whose amino-acid sequence MRIVRHYEHGAPSVLRVEEAERPQPGPGEVLIRTQAVGVTFAEVQRRQGIPIGGHASLPGAPGGDVAGVVEALGEGVTHVGIGDRIVVDVDRGAYADYVTADAAWAITIPDTMDAAEATLLPSPAQTAYHAIKESGRLQPGESILIDAASGGVGHLAVQIAKAMGAGKVIATAGTQAKLDFVRDLGADVTVNYTDDDWDEQVRAATEGRGVDVVLETVGGDILTKSVALTAQFGRLVFYGSASGDIQPIHPLMLSRMKTVAGFALYAMLYNKPEVIAAGQRDLLDMIATGKVRPVVHERLGLDAAVKAHELMEARAQLGKIVLVP is encoded by the coding sequence ATGCGCATCGTCCGCCACTACGAGCACGGGGCCCCCTCGGTGCTGCGTGTCGAAGAGGCGGAGAGGCCGCAGCCCGGACCGGGCGAAGTGCTGATCCGCACCCAAGCCGTCGGCGTCACGTTCGCCGAGGTCCAGCGCCGTCAGGGCATCCCGATCGGCGGCCACGCCTCGCTGCCCGGTGCCCCCGGCGGCGATGTCGCCGGCGTCGTCGAGGCACTCGGCGAAGGCGTCACCCACGTCGGCATCGGCGACCGGATCGTCGTCGACGTCGACCGCGGCGCCTACGCCGACTACGTGACCGCCGACGCCGCCTGGGCCATCACCATCCCGGACACCATGGACGCCGCCGAGGCGACCCTGCTGCCCAGCCCGGCCCAGACGGCGTACCACGCCATCAAGGAGTCCGGCCGGCTCCAGCCCGGCGAGTCGATCCTGATCGACGCGGCCTCCGGGGGCGTCGGCCACCTCGCCGTGCAGATCGCCAAGGCGATGGGCGCCGGGAAGGTGATCGCCACCGCCGGCACCCAGGCCAAACTGGACTTCGTCCGTGACCTGGGTGCCGATGTCACGGTCAACTACACCGACGACGACTGGGACGAGCAGGTCCGGGCCGCCACCGAGGGCCGGGGCGTGGACGTCGTACTGGAGACCGTGGGCGGCGACATCCTCACCAAGAGCGTCGCCCTCACCGCCCAGTTCGGCCGACTGGTCTTCTACGGCTCGGCCAGCGGCGACATCCAGCCCATTCACCCGCTGATGCTCAGCCGGATGAAGACCGTGGCCGGATTCGCTCTCTACGCCATGCTCTACAACAAGCCCGAGGTCATCGCCGCGGGACAGCGCGACCTGCTCGACATGATCGCCACCGGCAAGGTGCGCCCGGTCGTCCACGAGCGGCTCGGGCTCGACGCGGCCGTCAAGGCACACGAACTGATGGAAGCCCGGGCCCAGCTCGGCAAGATCGTCCTCGTCCCCTGA
- a CDS encoding zinc-binding dehydrogenase: protein MHIVRHHEFGAPSVLRLEKAGTPVPGPGQVLIRTEAVGVNFAECQRRQGIPVGGPATLPGSPGGDVAGVVEQVGEGVDQVGVGDRVVTGVAQDGYAEYVVTRADWLFAVPEGIDAGQATSLPIPGQTAYHVIVTAAKLRPGESVLITAAAGGIGHLLVQMAKALGAGQVIAAARGAKKLAFAASLGADVTVDYGEDGWEEKVRAATGGRGVDAALETVGGEILTKCVNLTAQFGRTVVYGAAGGELPALEVADIFDNRVVMGFSMWGVMGGKPDAMAEGARELLHMVTSGKVRPVVHAELPLKDAAAAHELMESRSQLGRVVLVP, encoded by the coding sequence ATGCACATCGTCCGACACCACGAGTTCGGCGCCCCCTCGGTGCTGCGACTCGAGAAGGCCGGTACACCTGTTCCCGGTCCCGGCCAGGTCCTGATCCGCACGGAGGCGGTGGGGGTCAACTTCGCCGAGTGCCAGCGTCGTCAGGGCATCCCGGTCGGCGGCCCGGCCACCCTTCCCGGCTCGCCGGGCGGCGACGTGGCGGGTGTCGTGGAGCAGGTCGGCGAGGGCGTCGACCAGGTCGGAGTCGGCGACCGGGTGGTCACCGGGGTCGCCCAGGACGGATACGCCGAGTACGTCGTCACCCGGGCCGACTGGCTGTTCGCCGTCCCCGAGGGGATCGACGCCGGCCAGGCCACCTCGCTGCCCATCCCCGGCCAGACCGCTTACCACGTGATCGTCACCGCGGCGAAGCTCCGGCCGGGCGAGTCCGTATTGATCACCGCCGCGGCGGGAGGTATCGGCCATCTGCTGGTCCAGATGGCCAAGGCACTCGGTGCGGGCCAGGTCATCGCCGCCGCCCGCGGAGCGAAGAAGCTGGCCTTCGCCGCGTCGCTCGGCGCGGATGTCACCGTCGACTACGGCGAGGACGGCTGGGAGGAGAAGGTGCGCGCCGCGACCGGCGGCCGGGGGGTCGACGCCGCTTTGGAGACCGTCGGCGGGGAGATTCTCACCAAGTGCGTGAACCTCACCGCCCAGTTCGGGCGGACGGTGGTGTACGGCGCGGCGGGCGGCGAACTGCCGGCCCTCGAGGTCGCCGACATCTTCGACAACCGCGTCGTCATGGGTTTCAGCATGTGGGGTGTGATGGGCGGGAAGCCGGACGCCATGGCCGAGGGTGCCCGGGAACTGCTGCACATGGTGACCTCCGGCAAGGTCCGTCCCGTCGTCCACGCCGAGCTGCCGCTGAAGGACGCCGCGGCGGCGCACGAGCTGATGGAGTCGCGCTCCCAGCTCGGCCGCGTCGTGCTGGTTCCCTGA